AgattggtaatacatgtaacaatgttgAAAGGGCTTTTGATTTGGGTGCATTATTTGTATAAGTTTGTTGatctattacattgtacatatacatgtgagGAGTTAAATGTCCAGTATAAACTtgattagtttaaaaaaaaattcataccatAATATATGGTTGTAATAGTAATGGATGTTGTTCTGCCAAAAtagcttaaaattatattcgGCATTTGTACTGTGCATTTTGTACATGATGTAATGCtgatttcaatcttttttttatgtttcagagttgaaaaaaataattataatacatgtagcaaatcataaattaaatatttatttgtttatacctACTAGAATTGTTTTGTTCCTACCTGGTATAGTGTTATAAGGTGCAAAtggtttaaaaatttgtattttagcaGAGGAATTTCAAGTTAAGCAGAGGAaatttgagatttaaatgaataattttttacttttttgttgaattttataaagTACCAGCATTGTAGTAAAGATATTATTAATTGACTCCatgtttattgaacaaaaagttggtattgattattttatctaTACTAGAATAGTGATCAAGTGAAAATGGCGCGAAATTGTAAAAACAGACCAGAGTAAATTCAGATTgcaatatctttttatctaAGTCATTGACATATGAGTTTCTCCTTTTCCAGTGAAAGCATAACATTTGTTTATTTCGTttaagttcaaaaataaaacttccAATTATATCAAAACAGATATTTTGACCATTTTGCATTGAAGGTCAACACAAAAAGTAACAAATTTGAACCATGCAGAGGAAATTCGGTCGCACATTGTATGATACTGAGGAGgctttcagaatttttttttaaataaattgttcttctgtcaatgtattataaatagcatataagaaaaatgaaataaaattactaTAAACGATGTAGCATTGCTTCATTTCTGTTGTAAGTGGTGTATTTTGATGAACGGAAGTATTTCCAACAAGGGTATGTTTGGATACCGTTACCATGGAAACAAACATATTAACCtatcaaaaaattgttatattttgttagaaaaaatgcaatgctatttgttgaaccaattttttaaaaaatttaattactttGGTGTCAGTCCCATACTCccttaatttcatggatcaactaaataacgaaatccacgaaaattggtattcaaggaatattgatgaaaacacAGTATATAAGATTTTTCGACAAGTTTGTGCATGGGTTATGTAACTGATGATGACAGTTAAGGCCatttggcctcttgtttagtgATACAGGAACTTGCTCTTTTTCGTTCATATTTCTGTATGTGTTTGAAATAACGTTATATCTTGTATTTATAAGAGATTAGCTTCGAAAAACCTCAGTACAGAAGTATCATTTACCTTAGGAAACTACACCTTACGTTTCACAGGGTACAGTGTAAAGTGACCCTTTCAACTGATTAATATAAATTAACTGTTTGCTGACGACGGAAAGCTTAATTTCAGCTTAATTTTAACTTTGTGTAGAAGCCACAGATTTTTCAGCTTCGTCTCCTTTATCCACTTTCTCTTCACTGTGTGAACTGTTTTAGTGTTTTTCCTTTTATGAACATGGGAtcttttttactttattgttgCCCTTCCTCTGCACAgccatttttctttattaaagagacagtacggcgcaacttataaaaaaaaaaccgacttgaaGAATGTTTCctatcgggttcggtatttttgtactattCATGAATGTATatactttcagaaaattacaaagttctccatgaaataaatctaactcaataaaattaataattacgtttaACCTATACATAATATCGCAACGTGTTACGGGGCTCAGCTTTCTATACtaatacgcatgcgtatttactgtaaacaaaacacatgcagggctcgcgaagattttcctggacatgtttgttgataaaaatatgtcatttctACTTCTCCTAGGTATTAATAGTTCAAAGCTTTTAAAATagccacaattattattttgtaagcatgtattttgcgtgtttatcataggagttgctacaacctaaattcatttttgtaaatgaggccccttgagggaTTATTTGACgtatttatgtctgttcattttaaaatgaaccgaaattgTAAACCATAAATAAATTATCGAGAAAGTGATGATGTGTTTCGTTTAGAGAGACCTTTTAACTCGTATACCATGATGACTGTAGtcggacgaagatcttgtagttttcagcacctgtcaattactgtcaatcaaagtccacgaggtacaaataaacgatataagattattccagTTTGAACGACCCTTAAATTTCCAGAAGCCCATAATTACGTTAATTGGGTATGTTAAAGGGATTTTTATGTAATTAAACtattacaatcaacgttatttcttatttcctagcGATACAGTGGGTTAATATGAAGTTATTCACAcctgtgttttcagctgtactgtctttttaaaggaagtggacatgaaaaaattatcaagggctcaaatttgtcagtttgatgtttataatgattttgTTAAACCAATTAGACATAGCTTTCCTCAGTAAGAAGATATTCCATTAAAAGtaactaattcttgcaatccaAGGGAGCCGCCATATTGATAAAAATCGttacctccctgctgggttatctctaagcatctaagagagggcagcactgatgGCACATTGGTTAATCAACACTCAAAATGTCATCGTCAGAAAGtgaattaaacaatgaaattgaagTTGAGGGCTATCAATTTGAACCAGAGTTTACAGAGGAAGAAATTGAAGCCCAGAATGATGCCCCTCCACCTGCAGTTAATGTGAATGAGAGAGGAGCATCATTGGATTGGTGTACTTGTGAAAACTGTACAATTCTACCTACATTTAAGGAATGTCTTTGTTGctatgaatttgaaaattatgtGGCGGACTACATTAATGAGCACATTAATTGCATATCCCAGCACCCAGATTTTGATACAGTGTGTCTTAGTTCTGTCATCCTCGAGACAGCTTATATTATCTATCTAAgatataccggtaaaagccacaggggcttggttgttggatagtgaatttcctaattatttgttccTGAAGAAAAAATcgattaaaattggtaatcttatgtgtatttctgtgtattgcaataaataaattcactgaaaccccccgtttcagtcatgttaaaaaagtattcaatgtacattaaaaaaagtaaagggacgacactcgccatcttggatATATAGGGGGTCCTCGTTAcaagctatgttttaaacagGTTCTTCCATTTCTTTAACGATTATTGACGAGATCTAGgttggaaaatattcaaatgactTATTCCTATCGTCTGACTACATCTGTATGCTGCATAATAAACACATCGTTCCTAAAATGTACTAGATACTTGCCAAACTCACGAAAGCAACGGAACTTTACTTTTGAGTGACGTAAATTCTCTATATAATCACTGAGATGTTCcgaaaatgtatgataaatcTCGAGAGAGCAAAAATTCCGCAAAAAGATATTCCTCTTGGTTTATCCAATGTTTTCAGATCTCCTCAGTGATTACATGGAGAGTTTGCATCAACTTccgttgctttcgataagtttggcgaGTATCTAGTACATTTCGGAACGTTGTGTTTATTATGCAGCGTACAGATGTAGTCAGACGATAAGAATAAgtcagtttaacattttacaaccTAGATCTCGTCAGAAATCGTTGGAGAAATGaaagaacttgtttaaaacatagcttgaaaagaggaccccctataaatccaagatggcgagtgtcgtccctttacttttttaaatatacattgaatacacttttttaataTGACTGAAACGGGggtttcaatgtatttatttaatgcaatacacagaaatacatcTCAGATTTCCAatcttaatcatttttttcttcgggaacaaataattaagaacttcactatccaacaaccaagcccctgtggTAAAAGCCAGAGCGGAAGAGCCCCAGAGCACTTAGATAACAAGTAAGACTCCCAAAGAATGATTTCAGAtacaatcaatatttatttgaaatatttaaacatctCATTTGTGTATAATCACTTGCACATACATCTGATACAATCTAATTCTGTTACAGACAATCAAGATTAATAGCCTACAGACAGTTTATAAATTGGGTGATACGAGGTCAGCCTCTTTGGAAAAAGTTCAGAGTTGTTATTCCATCATGTGTAGTGACAAAAATAAGGAATTCATTTCCCGATGAGCATGAAAATTATGAAGGATTTCATGAAGCCTCGGACACTGATTCAGATTCTGAataagtacatatatttatcaGTGTAAAAAGACTGTAATTAAGAATACAGATATTTACCTAATGTATACCTATATACTTGCATGCATGTATTCATTGTAAAAATGACATGACAGTATCAAATaccatttgataaaaaaaaaaccacccagTTACCTTGATATCTATATATCAAACACTTGAATAAggtggatgaaatttaattaattttaaatcttgaaatatGGGCTTCAACGAAGCTGGAATTTTAGCAATATTCTGTGGtagtgttttcttttttgtctGATGCATTGTTGTTAAGTTTGATTTTAATTCTGTTTGCTCCAGAACCATATCCATCAAGTCTAACCTGAATCCATAATCTTTTTCTTCATAGAGTCTCTTGGCAGTCCATCTCCCAGTAACTTTTGAGAAAACTCTGTAAAATTTTGGTTGACCCTCATCATcagtttttttatttctccaAATATTGAAGTTATGGTCAATAGCTGACAATTGTGTACGGGCTACCATTTGCTCATATTTGAATTCTTGACGCTTTGGAATATACTTCAGCATTATTGAATGATATACCTCAAGTTCACCAGTATGACAAAACAGATTCAAGTGGCGAATATCTTTCAGAAGTCTTTTGTGAAAAATAACAGTCAATAGGGCTTTGTGGGCCTTGCTACCTTTCAGCAGCCATTTTTTCTTTCTCGTTTCCTCTGTTGAGAGTTGTGGGTGACCACATTTTGTATAATTGTTACCAGGAAATTCGTGCACATTACAAATATGATGTTCTAAAGACCTCCACATTTCAACAAGCAAATCAGGATCACCTCTACATCGACATGCACAATACCAAATATGATTGTTTACACTCTTTATCCAAGGAGCTAAATCTTCACATCCTTTCTTTTTTGATGCTACCAGTGTTGCGGGCTGGCCGACAGGCTTCAAAACACCTCcagaatttataaaataaaacaccaaaagtaacgttttcacaatttatattaCACGCAATTTGAAACAAATTCATGGGCTGATAGTCGTCGTCAGGACACTGGTACACTGAACTTCACAGGTCACTCCATTCCTGTACACAAACACTACTCAGTATTCGATATTCGGGACCTGCGTACACAGAACATACACATTAAGTTACACATACACATAAAGTTCCATACAAGTAATGACTCACATGACCCACCGTACATAACAGTGAGACAACGTGGTACACGTGGCAGCGCTGCATTACATTTACTTGCATTTCACGATACATAATGATAAACCAAATTACTTTACACGTAACTTAAAATACTGTAACGACAGTTACTTGCCAATTACACTGTTAGAGTCACTAAACAGGTTGGGCACAATACCCCAAAATGGTAATAGTCTCGATAAAACGGGATTATCCCTCTTTACAGCAATAAAAACATTACTCAACACAAGGATattgatgttgttttttttataaaacgtaaAACCCGTGCAATACAGAAAAAGCGGATGGAAAACACAATGTGGCGCGAATTTACTCTATAAAAGTAACCCAGCTGGGCAGATTTTACATTCCTTCACAGCTGCATTTGAGGGTAGGACGTTATTCACCATCGCAAATCGTAAGTTAAAATGcatgtgataattttttttcccttctaagtcttaattaatttatttaagaaGTAGTATTTACCGAGAATTTCTTCATTGACTTCAGACTTTTGCAACCATTAACAGGAAGTAGAGATCACGTGCCTTTATCAGCcaatgattaatattttaatatctgaTCTTGGAAAAGGCGTATAAAGTATGGAACGCTGTACTTGCAATAATTTTCAAAGGACAGATAATTATATGAGAAAGCgttatttttttgtttcgtttttaaacaaattatttattgaaaatttcactttaatgttaaatatactgaaaaaaaattgcataaaattttAGAGATTATGaggaaatatcaaattttgaacACGATagctttacatacatgtatttcatataattttatgatttaaaaaaacaacaatttacaATGAAAATGTAACAAATGCATAACAACCCATGCATCTATATATCTGTTTGAATAATGTGTCCTTAACGTATTGGAAAATTCTATTATTAATAATTCAAGATCGTAACCTAtacccccccttttttttcttgtttggtAGATTTTTTGGAAAAGAGAAATAAGACACTATGTCAGCCTATATCGTTCTGTAATTTGTAATCTGTAATATCGTTCTGTACTAGTTGCTTGTCAATCATATTGTATATTTGTTacatatttaatgattaatttattaaataattaaaaatatactagtaaacTGTTATGATAACACAACCGTTTAttcactacatgtacatatatttgtgAATGTTACTACTTCTAAATATATTTCCCTCAAAGAATGCCACCAAAAAGGAAACTATCCTGTAGCTGTAGAAAACACAGTGAATACTGTGGGGGCAATGAACAAAGCAGCTATCCTGTTCGCAGAACTGACggatacaaaataaaaaaagaagttatAGGAGCTCTTATTTCGAATGGAGCTCTTTCAGATAGAGCCATGTACCTCTGCGAGGGATGTGCGCAGTACGCCGAGAAAAACAtgatgacaaataaaaaaagaaagctgACTGGTACGAAACATGTTATTGCGTTTACCTATAaattttagtttagtttagtttaaactaaactaaacctataaattttaaaactatgtaATACACCTATTTAATTCATCAATCCTAAAGAagaaaatatagaattataaaGTGTCTattaaaattaatgattataataatattatatatatatatatatatatatatatatatatatatatatatatatatatatatatatatatatatatatattctcaaCAGAATTACCAACAGATATTAATTGTAAGGCAGTAATGGATGGTATTATGAGGGACAAATTCACTGTCTAGGAGCTGTCTTCCATAGCCAAGTGTCTGGGTTCGAAGATTTCGAATTCTCTGAGCAGAGacgtttatgaaaataaaaaggtttATGGTAGTGACACATTTCTAGAGGAATTTAAACTAACCGGTATATAAAATTCTCATATCACAATACAATTGAACAATATCTCTCTCATCATCtttgtattataaaatttcaattaaaaataatagtaatcacatttttttcccatttgaaCCCCACTTTTAAACTATAGCGTgtgcattttttctttaatatagaaTGGTTGAAGAACAAAAACCCAGTTCTGGTTTCTTTTTTGGAAGGCATTGGAGGTCACTGTGATCAACAATTGGAGATTGCAAAAGCTGTTGATGCATGTTACTATCTCGCAAATAAACAATATGTGGCACCGCTTTCTTTTTTCCAGAACGTGTTGACATATTTCTTAACAGGCAGCAAGACTGCAGTGAAAATAAACTCAGCCGGTAAATTATTTTACTAGTTGCCcttatttataatatcaagaaaCTAATTAATGTAGGTTTTATCCATTTTTAACTTTAcgcattttcacatttttaggAAATCCATCAGGATCATATTCCACAATAACAAATTTTCTGACAAATACAGAAGCACTTCAAATGCCAAATAAAGGGGatacatttatattcattgatAATAATCAGGTTAGACAATTTGTGCAATTGTTCTCTGGTAACAAACATTACTTTGGTAAACAAAAGTCGTAAAAtgatattctctctctctttctctatctatctatctatctatctatctatctatctatctatctatctatctatctatctatctatctatctatctatctataggTAATCGAAAGAAAATGGCACGTGGAAGCAGATTACAAGTCTAAATCTAGCGTCATCACCACAAGGGTCAACATCGTACCTGATATGCAATCTGATTTCCAAagagaagataatttttctcCAGCTGTATGGTGGAGTCCTCAAGTGTCGACTAAGGAAGTGAACTCCATCATCACTGACATTAGAATGAAACATGACGAGTTTAATCGATACAGGTAATTTGAGTTTTACTCGTActgataattaattaaaatgatttacaatatttttacgcatgtttctttttttttttaaagggacaCCTTTATTAATGATATCTTGAAGAAGATAATGGATGGTGTTGCTTTCGAACCGAATTCCGGAAGCGAGAGGTAAACGAATAATGagatatttattgatataaactATGAAATACATTATATTAGATATGAGAAtgctaataaatatttttctatgaCAGATACACGTTTATTGAAAGTGGGCACTCTGGGGAAAGACCTTTGTGTTCCATGGGTGAACCAATAATCGAGAACCCCTGCTCCTACGAATCCGTTGAAAAAGtaaattgtgtgtgtgtgtgtgtgtgtgtgtgagagagagagagagagagagagagagagagagagagagagagagagagagagagagagagagagagagagagagagagagagagagattttaacAGTCTAGACATATCCAAGGtttgataaaattgttattatttgaaatgtttaggTTTTCGACGACATTTTGAGCACAGTCTCTCAGTCCAAAAGAAGTTGGGCCATTGTAGGATGCGACGCCCTGCCATACACGATTGGGCACCGTGTACTGGAAAACGTCCATAGCTGCCCAAGTTGCCACCacgaatttttaaccaaagCGGAACTCGTAGACCATGCTAACACGAATAAACACGACTGTGACCCTAAACTGTGTCGCAAATACAAACATATTATGCTTGTACCAGGTAATgatttgtattgttatttttgaacatttatgtatttttttccaaaCTTTTATGATTTTCGAATAAATGCATGTTTCTGTATACCACAGGACTGGGACACTATGAAATAAACATGGTAAAAGCTTTGTTTAAACTCCTGTGGGATGTTGGACTAAGCAGgtaaattatttatatgtacattgtacataatacatgtattagaaacagagaaattgggggggggggggggggtgggggggggtggttaacaccaaaatatacaaaactgtATACACTTTTTACAGTCTTGCCAAAATGCTTGGGTTTTGTTCTCCAAAAGCCCAGCTGTCCTGCCAAAATGCAACaggtaatttcaattttaagattttttaaaacagaaataagtAATTTActactatttttttaattgaagttttttataattatattaatttttttatatatttagatCATCACAAAAGCTGGCAGATAATACAGATTTTCTTGTTCAGCTTTTCGTTTGAACTTTTGCAGCAATATGTCGATTATGCCCGTATCCAGCAGGAGTTTCCAACAGCCGATGGGTATTTCCAATGGATACCTCATCGGCCTGAAATGCACAGATTTTTATCAGATGCTGTGTTTGGTTACTGTTTGGCACTGCACGTCTTTAGAGCAGGTATTAGGAGGAACAACTCCGATGCAATTAACGTTGCCAAAGCACGTTTTGCACCACTGTTCTTTGGACTGAGCATGCCATTCTATATGGAAACGTTCTTTAGAGATTCAGTATTGCGAACTAAATGTCCGCCAGAATTGCTGAATTTTCTGAAGAAGCACGAATCCTATAGTGTTTCAGGAAACGATTGCAAAGGAGAGGGTGGAGATTTTGTGCTTGAAAGTTTCAATCGAAACGTCAAGCGGCTGTTTCCATCGGGCCTACCAAATGAGCAAGGCTGGATCAGGGCATGCAGGAATGTGGAGAGACTGgcaaaagtaataaaaaagaaataccttaattttactttaattgtaTTGTACCTCGTGTTTAGACGTTGCACTCAAAAGTGGCATGATGTAAATTATGAATTAACTAGTTAGGAATAAAATTTaagcttaaaaaatatataatgtaattataCAATCAGCAGAACTTCTAAGTGTTCACCCTGATAAATagaataatatgaaaattacgaaataaaatgatgtgtcattttcacaatttcgtaacttttttaaatttaagtggAAATCAGTCACCCCCGACTATAAGACAAATAAATGTGCTTATTTCATATCGTTAATACTTTATTCTGGGTGAGCACTTATATAAGTTTTCTTAAgtgtttgcaaaaaaaaatattcaaaaatattttttaaaaaacttaacctagtacattaaaagtttacaacaagACAATGTaaccaaaatttaatttatttcatggcCTCGGACCGATGTGCCGGACAAAACCACTGTAGTCTGGAGAGGGCAGCCTGGGTTTTCACCCTAAAACCCAAACAATGACAGTGACACCAGTATTCACAGTCTCTTTTCTTGGTACCCCCATCACACCCGATCCATCTTACTCGTGTTGCAAGTTCACCTTCCCCGCATACACGACACATCTTCGAGTTCGTTATCATGTGTTGTTCTTCAGTCTGAGTGGCCACATGAGTTGTTGCCTTTGATTGGCCCTCAGATACAACAAAATCATCCTAAATAAATAAGACGTGTTCAAGTTttgaaaaatcctttaaaagattaatgatataattaaaatcCAAATAAACACGGGGGGTGGGAAGTtaattttaaagttgaaaaaaaaagaaaatactagTACCTCTCCATATACACATACTTCGTCCCTGATGGACCCGTGATGGCCATCTTTACAATGGCCCCCGTAGTCATTTCTAGGTCTCTTGcctaatataaatattttcataatgtttatacattttataggTGAACGAATATATGGTAAATATACTGGGCATATCTGACTCTACAGACCCAGAGTATTCCTATATGTACGGAATTAAGAATGAAATTCTACAGTTTAGGtatgtttcatttatttttttgatttttttttttgggggggggggtgcaataatgttatataactttattattatttctttatttctcaatatcgttatttttatgTTTCAACTTCTGTTTTAAGATCCATCATCAAAGAGAGTAAAATGGTGGATTCTGATTCCACAGAGGGGCTGTGTGGAGAGAAGCTTGCTGCCGAATTTTGCAACTTCCATGAAGTGTGcatgaaaaattttaaagactATGCAGAGGAAGTTTCCAAAACACACTCCCTCCAAAAGAGACTGAAGCCTAAGCCAATTATCATTTCCAAGAAACAACaaattatttcagaaaattactTATCTTTTACAAAagaagaattaaaaacaaaaattgaggAACATTCAATGGGGgatacaaagaaaaaagaatggCAGAAGATTAAGAAGGGAAAAAAGAGGGTATCATAAACTTTCTTAAGGATTTACAGAAGGAATGACTGTGTGTAGtcaaaactgattttttttatcttatgtatacatgtacaatgaaaaatgacattaatTAACTGTCATCCACCTCAAAAATCCATAGAACAAAATAccaattcaaagcagagcaaacaTGGAGCCCTAGAATGATAGAGATTGGATCGGGTGCCTAGTATGGGttactttaaaaattactaTGACGAATGCTTTATGGAACTTTACCTTAGTGAACATTGTCTCCTTTCTTGCGCTAAACGTTTTGGTAATATTCACGGTCTTTTCCTTTCTTGTTGGTTgacgttttctttttttgttgtcGATGGCAAAAAAACTGGTTTTACcagattttgttatttttttctataaaaaatgtGTTGGACTTAATTATGAAGCATATTAcctatttctaaaaaatatataacaacatTGATTTCAGTATGTGTGTGATttggttttaatattttttttaatttataatattctTTCATAGAAAAGTAATATGcaaatttcaaacattaatgttgaaaaatacattaccatgggtttataatgtttataaataatacatgtcgTAATTAACACATCTTATTACAAATTAGAAAAATACGAATAATTTGATGTAAGACTTATCAAAAACTAAAAGCATTAAATTATAACACTTTAAAGCTTCCATAGAAAATGTGCAATCTTGCATGATCTTTTGCGCATTGTGATTGGTCGAGACACAATCTTAAATGAAGGTACATTGAATATGGCTGCCAAAGGACTGACTTTTCTAGTATGATAGTTGGATTTGAAGTTTATTAGTGAGTACTACCatttttatgttgattttaccTCGAAAATGTGCACCAAATGTGCCCCCATGGTATTTCAATGctgtattttatgaaaatgcagctgtaaatttaagtttttt
This genomic window from Magallana gigas chromosome 5, xbMagGiga1.1, whole genome shotgun sequence contains:
- the LOC105335392 gene encoding uncharacterized protein isoform X2 — translated: MQSDFQREDNFSPAVWWSPQVSTKEVNSIITDIRMKHDEFNRYRDTFINDILKKIMDGVAFEPNSGSERYTFIESGHSGERPLCSMGEPIIENPCSYESVEKVFDDILSTVSQSKRSWAIVGCDALPYTIGHRVLENVHSCPSCHHEFLTKAELVDHANTNKHDCDPKLCRKYKHIMLVPGNDLYCYF
- the LOC105335392 gene encoding uncharacterized protein isoform X1 translates to MPNKGDTFIFIDNNQVIERKWHVEADYKSKSSVITTRVNIVPDMQSDFQREDNFSPAVWWSPQVSTKEVNSIITDIRMKHDEFNRYRDTFINDILKKIMDGVAFEPNSGSERYTFIESGHSGERPLCSMGEPIIENPCSYESVEKVFDDILSTVSQSKRSWAIVGCDALPYTIGHRVLENVHSCPSCHHEFLTKAELVDHANTNKHDCDPKLCRKYKHIMLVPGNDLYCYF